One Electrophorus electricus isolate fEleEle1 chromosome 10, fEleEle1.pri, whole genome shotgun sequence genomic region harbors:
- the pou2f2a gene encoding POU domain, class 2, transcription factor 2 isoform X2: MTKTGPIAAMDYSPLWLPDIRMSKPVEVENPAADSPMENTGDSERNGSDSSNQIQPIKTNPFSLSLPLCGSTKAKEDCGEISPASVQTTPTQTPLPHTQLMLTGGQLAGLTALLPAQQQLLLQQAQLLAAAVQQSHAAHAANQQQTPQQANQQPPLPQLPGQSKGAQEQTAAAVPPPPHQITLSQPIQLTAQDIQQLLQLQQLVLVQGHPLPPPAQFLLPQAQQGQQGLLSTPNLIPLPQQNQGSLLAAPPTLGLQAQREKAMESSASTANPMTSHPEEPSDLEELEQFARTFKQRRIKLGFTQGDVGLAMGKLYGNDFSQTTISRFEALNLSFKNMCKLKPLLEKWLTDAETMSMDSTLPSPSSMSSPSLGFEGMPARRRKKRTSIETNVRVALEHSFCTNQKPTSEEILLIAEQLNMEKEVIRVWFCNRRQKEKRINPSSATPPLPSQPQSASHKPSCYSPHMMPGQGSSQAITSLSSAATTMPSVCPLTPTGPTSSSTPSPVAPSPRSDTSPVPANHSTLSLGTGSWCNKNGDVSNYITDFAANLRNTVIGVNAGMSQAIRGSNAVATIQALAASGGQPTISSLECGSKVLIGGSGGQRSALPSSLFLNHPSLLSMATGSGIGLVSSAISKPTKAPFPGGMSPSPCSSPSSSCSSSELAHSPHVMGGAKIE; this comes from the exons ATGACAAAGACAGGTCCTATAGCAGCTATGGACTACTCCCCTCTGTGGTTGCCAG ATATCAGAATGTCAAAGCCAGTAGAGGTTGAAAATCCAGCGGCAGACTCTCCAATGGAGAATACTGGag aTTCAGAAAGGAATGGCTCAGACTCCAGTAATCAG ATTCAGCCAATCAAAACCAACCCCTTCTCCCTATCTCTTCCGCTGTGTGGCAGCACCAAG gcAAAGGAAGACTGTGGAGAGATATCACCAGCTTCTGTCCAGACTACGCCCACTCAgacacccctcccacacacccagCTGATGTTGACGGGAGGCCAGCTGGCAGGG cTCACTGCCCTCTTGCCTGCCCAGCAGCAGCTCCTCCTGCAGCAGGCGCAGCTCCTGGCTGCTGCCGTGCAGCAGTCACATGCCGCGCACGCAGCCAATCAGCAGCAAACGCCGCAACAGGCCAATCAGCAGCCGCCTCTGCCGCAGCTGCCAGGCCAATCAAAGGGTGCGCAGGAGCAAACAGCCGCTGCAGTCCCACCCCCTCCTCACCAGATTACCCTTTCTCAACCAATCCAGCTCACTGCCCAG GACATccaacagctgctgcagctgcagcaaCTGGTGCTTGTCCAGGGCCACCCTCTGCCCCCACCCGCGCAGTTCCTTTTGCCACAGGCACAGCAAGGGCAGCAAG GGTTGCTATCGACACCAAATCTGATTCCACTACCTCAGCAGAACCAGGGCAGCCTCCTGGCTGCTCCCCCCACACTCGGACTTCAAGCACAG agagaaaaggccATGGAGAGCAGTGCCAGCACAGCGAACCCCATGACCTCTCACCCTGAGGAGCCGAGCGACCTGGAAGAGCTTGAACAGTTTGCCCGCACCTTCAAACAGCGGAGAATCAAATTGGGCTTCACACAG GGTGATGTGGGGCTGGCTATGGGTAAGCTGTATGGAAACGACTTCAGCCAGACCACCATCTCCCGCTTTGAGGCTCTGAATCTCAGCTTCAAGAACATGTGCAAACTCAAGCCTCTGTTGGAGAAATGGCTCACCGACGCTG AGACCATGTCCATGGACAGCACCCTCCCGAGTCCCAGCTCCATGTCCTCCCCGTCACTGGGCTTCGAGGGCATGCCTGCCCGCCGCCGCAAGAAACGCACCAGCATCGAGACGAATGTGCGAGTGGCTCTGGAGCACAGCTTCTGCACG AACCAGAAGCCGACCTCGGAGGAGATCCTGCTAATCGCTGAGCAGCTCAACATGGAGAAGGAGGTGATCCGCGTCTGGTTCTGCAACCGCCGGCAGAAAGAGAAGCGCATTAACCCCTCCAGTGCCACCCCGCCCCTGCCCAGCCAACCCCAGTCTGCCTCGCACAAACCCTCCTGCTACAGCCCGCACATG ATGCCAGGCCAGGGGTCTTCACAAGCCATAACCAGTCTCAGCTCAGCAG CCACCACCATGCCCTCCGTTTGCCCTTTGACTCCCACGGGACCCACCTCGAGCTCCACTCCCTCTCCTGTAGCTCCATCCCCACGCAGCGACACCAGCCCTgttccagccaatcacagtaCATTAAGCCTGGGCACAGG TTCATGGTGTAACAAGAACGGTGACGTATCTAATTACATCACCGATTTTGCTGCCAATTTGAG GAATACGGTGATTGGAGTTAACGCAGGAATGAGCCAAGCTATTCGTGGTAGCAACGCAGTCGCCACGATCCAAG CTCTGGCAGCCAGTGGTGGCCAGCCAACCATTTCCAGTCTTGAATGTGGCAGCAAGGTGCTGATTGGTGGTtctggaggtcaaaggtcagcacTGCCATCTTCCCTCTTCCTAAACCACCCCTCACTGCTGTCCATGGCAACAGGCTCAGGCATCGGATTGGTCAGCTCAGCGATTTCCAAACCCACTAAGGCTCCGTTTCCAGGTGGCATGAGTCCCTCCCCTTGCTCCagcccctcctcttcctgctcttccAGCGAACTGGCCCACAGCCCACACGTAATGGGAGGAGCAAAGATTGAGTGA
- the pou2f2a gene encoding POU domain, class 2, transcription factor 2 isoform X4 has protein sequence MFVPLPVPFVLPRTVSDLHAWRLKSPLALRSHSDIRMSKPVEVENPAADSPMENTGDSERNGSDSSNQIQPIKTNPFSLSLPLCGSTKAKEDCGEISPASVQTTPTQTPLPHTQLMLTGGQLAGDIQQLLQLQQLVLVQGHPLPPPAQFLLPQAQQGQQGLLSTPNLIPLPQQNQGSLLAAPPTLGLQAQREKAMESSASTANPMTSHPEEPSDLEELEQFARTFKQRRIKLGFTQGDVGLAMGKLYGNDFSQTTISRFEALNLSFKNMCKLKPLLEKWLTDAETMSMDSTLPSPSSMSSPSLGFEGMPARRRKKRTSIETNVRVALEHSFCTNQKPTSEEILLIAEQLNMEKEVIRVWFCNRRQKEKRINPSSATPPLPSQPQSASHKPSCYSPHMMPGQGSSQAITSLSSAATTMPSVCPLTPTGPTSSSTPSPVAPSPRSDTSPVPANHSTLSLGTGSWCNKNGDVSNYITDFAANLRNTVIGVNAGMSQAIRGSNAVATIQALAASGGQPTISSLECGSKVLIGGSGGQRSALPSSLFLNHPSLLSMATGSGIGLVSSAISKPTKAPFPGGMSPSPCSSPSSSCSSSELAHSPHVMGGAKIE, from the exons ATATCAGAATGTCAAAGCCAGTAGAGGTTGAAAATCCAGCGGCAGACTCTCCAATGGAGAATACTGGag aTTCAGAAAGGAATGGCTCAGACTCCAGTAATCAG ATTCAGCCAATCAAAACCAACCCCTTCTCCCTATCTCTTCCGCTGTGTGGCAGCACCAAG gcAAAGGAAGACTGTGGAGAGATATCACCAGCTTCTGTCCAGACTACGCCCACTCAgacacccctcccacacacccagCTGATGTTGACGGGAGGCCAGCTGGCAGGG GACATccaacagctgctgcagctgcagcaaCTGGTGCTTGTCCAGGGCCACCCTCTGCCCCCACCCGCGCAGTTCCTTTTGCCACAGGCACAGCAAGGGCAGCAAG GGTTGCTATCGACACCAAATCTGATTCCACTACCTCAGCAGAACCAGGGCAGCCTCCTGGCTGCTCCCCCCACACTCGGACTTCAAGCACAG agagaaaaggccATGGAGAGCAGTGCCAGCACAGCGAACCCCATGACCTCTCACCCTGAGGAGCCGAGCGACCTGGAAGAGCTTGAACAGTTTGCCCGCACCTTCAAACAGCGGAGAATCAAATTGGGCTTCACACAG GGTGATGTGGGGCTGGCTATGGGTAAGCTGTATGGAAACGACTTCAGCCAGACCACCATCTCCCGCTTTGAGGCTCTGAATCTCAGCTTCAAGAACATGTGCAAACTCAAGCCTCTGTTGGAGAAATGGCTCACCGACGCTG AGACCATGTCCATGGACAGCACCCTCCCGAGTCCCAGCTCCATGTCCTCCCCGTCACTGGGCTTCGAGGGCATGCCTGCCCGCCGCCGCAAGAAACGCACCAGCATCGAGACGAATGTGCGAGTGGCTCTGGAGCACAGCTTCTGCACG AACCAGAAGCCGACCTCGGAGGAGATCCTGCTAATCGCTGAGCAGCTCAACATGGAGAAGGAGGTGATCCGCGTCTGGTTCTGCAACCGCCGGCAGAAAGAGAAGCGCATTAACCCCTCCAGTGCCACCCCGCCCCTGCCCAGCCAACCCCAGTCTGCCTCGCACAAACCCTCCTGCTACAGCCCGCACATG ATGCCAGGCCAGGGGTCTTCACAAGCCATAACCAGTCTCAGCTCAGCAG CCACCACCATGCCCTCCGTTTGCCCTTTGACTCCCACGGGACCCACCTCGAGCTCCACTCCCTCTCCTGTAGCTCCATCCCCACGCAGCGACACCAGCCCTgttccagccaatcacagtaCATTAAGCCTGGGCACAGG TTCATGGTGTAACAAGAACGGTGACGTATCTAATTACATCACCGATTTTGCTGCCAATTTGAG GAATACGGTGATTGGAGTTAACGCAGGAATGAGCCAAGCTATTCGTGGTAGCAACGCAGTCGCCACGATCCAAG CTCTGGCAGCCAGTGGTGGCCAGCCAACCATTTCCAGTCTTGAATGTGGCAGCAAGGTGCTGATTGGTGGTtctggaggtcaaaggtcagcacTGCCATCTTCCCTCTTCCTAAACCACCCCTCACTGCTGTCCATGGCAACAGGCTCAGGCATCGGATTGGTCAGCTCAGCGATTTCCAAACCCACTAAGGCTCCGTTTCCAGGTGGCATGAGTCCCTCCCCTTGCTCCagcccctcctcttcctgctcttccAGCGAACTGGCCCACAGCCCACACGTAATGGGAGGAGCAAAGATTGAGTGA
- the pou2f2a gene encoding POU domain, class 2, transcription factor 2 isoform X1, translating into MFVPLPVPFVLPRTVSDLHAWRLKSPLALRSHSDIRMSKPVEVENPAADSPMENTGDSERNGSDSSNQIQPIKTNPFSLSLPLCGSTKAKEDCGEISPASVQTTPTQTPLPHTQLMLTGGQLAGLTALLPAQQQLLLQQAQLLAAAVQQSHAAHAANQQQTPQQANQQPPLPQLPGQSKGAQEQTAAAVPPPPHQITLSQPIQLTAQDIQQLLQLQQLVLVQGHPLPPPAQFLLPQAQQGQQGLLSTPNLIPLPQQNQGSLLAAPPTLGLQAQREKAMESSASTANPMTSHPEEPSDLEELEQFARTFKQRRIKLGFTQGDVGLAMGKLYGNDFSQTTISRFEALNLSFKNMCKLKPLLEKWLTDAETMSMDSTLPSPSSMSSPSLGFEGMPARRRKKRTSIETNVRVALEHSFCTNQKPTSEEILLIAEQLNMEKEVIRVWFCNRRQKEKRINPSSATPPLPSQPQSASHKPSCYSPHMMPGQGSSQAITSLSSAATTMPSVCPLTPTGPTSSSTPSPVAPSPRSDTSPVPANHSTLSLGTGSWCNKNGDVSNYITDFAANLRNTVIGVNAGMSQAIRGSNAVATIQALAASGGQPTISSLECGSKVLIGGSGGQRSALPSSLFLNHPSLLSMATGSGIGLVSSAISKPTKAPFPGGMSPSPCSSPSSSCSSSELAHSPHVMGGAKIE; encoded by the exons ATATCAGAATGTCAAAGCCAGTAGAGGTTGAAAATCCAGCGGCAGACTCTCCAATGGAGAATACTGGag aTTCAGAAAGGAATGGCTCAGACTCCAGTAATCAG ATTCAGCCAATCAAAACCAACCCCTTCTCCCTATCTCTTCCGCTGTGTGGCAGCACCAAG gcAAAGGAAGACTGTGGAGAGATATCACCAGCTTCTGTCCAGACTACGCCCACTCAgacacccctcccacacacccagCTGATGTTGACGGGAGGCCAGCTGGCAGGG cTCACTGCCCTCTTGCCTGCCCAGCAGCAGCTCCTCCTGCAGCAGGCGCAGCTCCTGGCTGCTGCCGTGCAGCAGTCACATGCCGCGCACGCAGCCAATCAGCAGCAAACGCCGCAACAGGCCAATCAGCAGCCGCCTCTGCCGCAGCTGCCAGGCCAATCAAAGGGTGCGCAGGAGCAAACAGCCGCTGCAGTCCCACCCCCTCCTCACCAGATTACCCTTTCTCAACCAATCCAGCTCACTGCCCAG GACATccaacagctgctgcagctgcagcaaCTGGTGCTTGTCCAGGGCCACCCTCTGCCCCCACCCGCGCAGTTCCTTTTGCCACAGGCACAGCAAGGGCAGCAAG GGTTGCTATCGACACCAAATCTGATTCCACTACCTCAGCAGAACCAGGGCAGCCTCCTGGCTGCTCCCCCCACACTCGGACTTCAAGCACAG agagaaaaggccATGGAGAGCAGTGCCAGCACAGCGAACCCCATGACCTCTCACCCTGAGGAGCCGAGCGACCTGGAAGAGCTTGAACAGTTTGCCCGCACCTTCAAACAGCGGAGAATCAAATTGGGCTTCACACAG GGTGATGTGGGGCTGGCTATGGGTAAGCTGTATGGAAACGACTTCAGCCAGACCACCATCTCCCGCTTTGAGGCTCTGAATCTCAGCTTCAAGAACATGTGCAAACTCAAGCCTCTGTTGGAGAAATGGCTCACCGACGCTG AGACCATGTCCATGGACAGCACCCTCCCGAGTCCCAGCTCCATGTCCTCCCCGTCACTGGGCTTCGAGGGCATGCCTGCCCGCCGCCGCAAGAAACGCACCAGCATCGAGACGAATGTGCGAGTGGCTCTGGAGCACAGCTTCTGCACG AACCAGAAGCCGACCTCGGAGGAGATCCTGCTAATCGCTGAGCAGCTCAACATGGAGAAGGAGGTGATCCGCGTCTGGTTCTGCAACCGCCGGCAGAAAGAGAAGCGCATTAACCCCTCCAGTGCCACCCCGCCCCTGCCCAGCCAACCCCAGTCTGCCTCGCACAAACCCTCCTGCTACAGCCCGCACATG ATGCCAGGCCAGGGGTCTTCACAAGCCATAACCAGTCTCAGCTCAGCAG CCACCACCATGCCCTCCGTTTGCCCTTTGACTCCCACGGGACCCACCTCGAGCTCCACTCCCTCTCCTGTAGCTCCATCCCCACGCAGCGACACCAGCCCTgttccagccaatcacagtaCATTAAGCCTGGGCACAGG TTCATGGTGTAACAAGAACGGTGACGTATCTAATTACATCACCGATTTTGCTGCCAATTTGAG GAATACGGTGATTGGAGTTAACGCAGGAATGAGCCAAGCTATTCGTGGTAGCAACGCAGTCGCCACGATCCAAG CTCTGGCAGCCAGTGGTGGCCAGCCAACCATTTCCAGTCTTGAATGTGGCAGCAAGGTGCTGATTGGTGGTtctggaggtcaaaggtcagcacTGCCATCTTCCCTCTTCCTAAACCACCCCTCACTGCTGTCCATGGCAACAGGCTCAGGCATCGGATTGGTCAGCTCAGCGATTTCCAAACCCACTAAGGCTCCGTTTCCAGGTGGCATGAGTCCCTCCCCTTGCTCCagcccctcctcttcctgctcttccAGCGAACTGGCCCACAGCCCACACGTAATGGGAGGAGCAAAGATTGAGTGA
- the pou2f2a gene encoding POU domain, class 2, transcription factor 2 isoform X5: protein MTKTGPIAAMDYSPLWLPDIRMSKPVEVENPAADSPMENTGDSERNGSDSSNQIQPIKTNPFSLSLPLCGSTKAKEDCGEISPASVQTTPTQTPLPHTQLMLTGGQLAGDIQQLLQLQQLVLVQGHPLPPPAQFLLPQAQQGQQGLLSTPNLIPLPQQNQGSLLAAPPTLGLQAQREKAMESSASTANPMTSHPEEPSDLEELEQFARTFKQRRIKLGFTQGDVGLAMGKLYGNDFSQTTISRFEALNLSFKNMCKLKPLLEKWLTDAETMSMDSTLPSPSSMSSPSLGFEGMPARRRKKRTSIETNVRVALEHSFCTNQKPTSEEILLIAEQLNMEKEVIRVWFCNRRQKEKRINPSSATPPLPSQPQSASHKPSCYSPHMMPGQGSSQAITSLSSAATTMPSVCPLTPTGPTSSSTPSPVAPSPRSDTSPVPANHSTLSLGTGSWCNKNGDVSNYITDFAANLRNTVIGVNAGMSQAIRGSNAVATIQALAASGGQPTISSLECGSKVLIGGSGGQRSALPSSLFLNHPSLLSMATGSGIGLVSSAISKPTKAPFPGGMSPSPCSSPSSSCSSSELAHSPHVMGGAKIE from the exons ATGACAAAGACAGGTCCTATAGCAGCTATGGACTACTCCCCTCTGTGGTTGCCAG ATATCAGAATGTCAAAGCCAGTAGAGGTTGAAAATCCAGCGGCAGACTCTCCAATGGAGAATACTGGag aTTCAGAAAGGAATGGCTCAGACTCCAGTAATCAG ATTCAGCCAATCAAAACCAACCCCTTCTCCCTATCTCTTCCGCTGTGTGGCAGCACCAAG gcAAAGGAAGACTGTGGAGAGATATCACCAGCTTCTGTCCAGACTACGCCCACTCAgacacccctcccacacacccagCTGATGTTGACGGGAGGCCAGCTGGCAGGG GACATccaacagctgctgcagctgcagcaaCTGGTGCTTGTCCAGGGCCACCCTCTGCCCCCACCCGCGCAGTTCCTTTTGCCACAGGCACAGCAAGGGCAGCAAG GGTTGCTATCGACACCAAATCTGATTCCACTACCTCAGCAGAACCAGGGCAGCCTCCTGGCTGCTCCCCCCACACTCGGACTTCAAGCACAG agagaaaaggccATGGAGAGCAGTGCCAGCACAGCGAACCCCATGACCTCTCACCCTGAGGAGCCGAGCGACCTGGAAGAGCTTGAACAGTTTGCCCGCACCTTCAAACAGCGGAGAATCAAATTGGGCTTCACACAG GGTGATGTGGGGCTGGCTATGGGTAAGCTGTATGGAAACGACTTCAGCCAGACCACCATCTCCCGCTTTGAGGCTCTGAATCTCAGCTTCAAGAACATGTGCAAACTCAAGCCTCTGTTGGAGAAATGGCTCACCGACGCTG AGACCATGTCCATGGACAGCACCCTCCCGAGTCCCAGCTCCATGTCCTCCCCGTCACTGGGCTTCGAGGGCATGCCTGCCCGCCGCCGCAAGAAACGCACCAGCATCGAGACGAATGTGCGAGTGGCTCTGGAGCACAGCTTCTGCACG AACCAGAAGCCGACCTCGGAGGAGATCCTGCTAATCGCTGAGCAGCTCAACATGGAGAAGGAGGTGATCCGCGTCTGGTTCTGCAACCGCCGGCAGAAAGAGAAGCGCATTAACCCCTCCAGTGCCACCCCGCCCCTGCCCAGCCAACCCCAGTCTGCCTCGCACAAACCCTCCTGCTACAGCCCGCACATG ATGCCAGGCCAGGGGTCTTCACAAGCCATAACCAGTCTCAGCTCAGCAG CCACCACCATGCCCTCCGTTTGCCCTTTGACTCCCACGGGACCCACCTCGAGCTCCACTCCCTCTCCTGTAGCTCCATCCCCACGCAGCGACACCAGCCCTgttccagccaatcacagtaCATTAAGCCTGGGCACAGG TTCATGGTGTAACAAGAACGGTGACGTATCTAATTACATCACCGATTTTGCTGCCAATTTGAG GAATACGGTGATTGGAGTTAACGCAGGAATGAGCCAAGCTATTCGTGGTAGCAACGCAGTCGCCACGATCCAAG CTCTGGCAGCCAGTGGTGGCCAGCCAACCATTTCCAGTCTTGAATGTGGCAGCAAGGTGCTGATTGGTGGTtctggaggtcaaaggtcagcacTGCCATCTTCCCTCTTCCTAAACCACCCCTCACTGCTGTCCATGGCAACAGGCTCAGGCATCGGATTGGTCAGCTCAGCGATTTCCAAACCCACTAAGGCTCCGTTTCCAGGTGGCATGAGTCCCTCCCCTTGCTCCagcccctcctcttcctgctcttccAGCGAACTGGCCCACAGCCCACACGTAATGGGAGGAGCAAAGATTGAGTGA
- the pou2f2a gene encoding POU domain, class 2, transcription factor 2 isoform X3 produces MAPAALSLTSLTDIRMSKPVEVENPAADSPMENTGDSERNGSDSSNQIQPIKTNPFSLSLPLCGSTKAKEDCGEISPASVQTTPTQTPLPHTQLMLTGGQLAGLTALLPAQQQLLLQQAQLLAAAVQQSHAAHAANQQQTPQQANQQPPLPQLPGQSKGAQEQTAAAVPPPPHQITLSQPIQLTAQDIQQLLQLQQLVLVQGHPLPPPAQFLLPQAQQGQQGLLSTPNLIPLPQQNQGSLLAAPPTLGLQAQREKAMESSASTANPMTSHPEEPSDLEELEQFARTFKQRRIKLGFTQGDVGLAMGKLYGNDFSQTTISRFEALNLSFKNMCKLKPLLEKWLTDAETMSMDSTLPSPSSMSSPSLGFEGMPARRRKKRTSIETNVRVALEHSFCTNQKPTSEEILLIAEQLNMEKEVIRVWFCNRRQKEKRINPSSATPPLPSQPQSASHKPSCYSPHMMPGQGSSQAITSLSSAATTMPSVCPLTPTGPTSSSTPSPVAPSPRSDTSPVPANHSTLSLGTGSWCNKNGDVSNYITDFAANLRNTVIGVNAGMSQAIRGSNAVATIQALAASGGQPTISSLECGSKVLIGGSGGQRSALPSSLFLNHPSLLSMATGSGIGLVSSAISKPTKAPFPGGMSPSPCSSPSSSCSSSELAHSPHVMGGAKIE; encoded by the exons ATGGCACCTGCTGCTCTGAGTCTAACAAGCTTGACAG ATATCAGAATGTCAAAGCCAGTAGAGGTTGAAAATCCAGCGGCAGACTCTCCAATGGAGAATACTGGag aTTCAGAAAGGAATGGCTCAGACTCCAGTAATCAG ATTCAGCCAATCAAAACCAACCCCTTCTCCCTATCTCTTCCGCTGTGTGGCAGCACCAAG gcAAAGGAAGACTGTGGAGAGATATCACCAGCTTCTGTCCAGACTACGCCCACTCAgacacccctcccacacacccagCTGATGTTGACGGGAGGCCAGCTGGCAGGG cTCACTGCCCTCTTGCCTGCCCAGCAGCAGCTCCTCCTGCAGCAGGCGCAGCTCCTGGCTGCTGCCGTGCAGCAGTCACATGCCGCGCACGCAGCCAATCAGCAGCAAACGCCGCAACAGGCCAATCAGCAGCCGCCTCTGCCGCAGCTGCCAGGCCAATCAAAGGGTGCGCAGGAGCAAACAGCCGCTGCAGTCCCACCCCCTCCTCACCAGATTACCCTTTCTCAACCAATCCAGCTCACTGCCCAG GACATccaacagctgctgcagctgcagcaaCTGGTGCTTGTCCAGGGCCACCCTCTGCCCCCACCCGCGCAGTTCCTTTTGCCACAGGCACAGCAAGGGCAGCAAG GGTTGCTATCGACACCAAATCTGATTCCACTACCTCAGCAGAACCAGGGCAGCCTCCTGGCTGCTCCCCCCACACTCGGACTTCAAGCACAG agagaaaaggccATGGAGAGCAGTGCCAGCACAGCGAACCCCATGACCTCTCACCCTGAGGAGCCGAGCGACCTGGAAGAGCTTGAACAGTTTGCCCGCACCTTCAAACAGCGGAGAATCAAATTGGGCTTCACACAG GGTGATGTGGGGCTGGCTATGGGTAAGCTGTATGGAAACGACTTCAGCCAGACCACCATCTCCCGCTTTGAGGCTCTGAATCTCAGCTTCAAGAACATGTGCAAACTCAAGCCTCTGTTGGAGAAATGGCTCACCGACGCTG AGACCATGTCCATGGACAGCACCCTCCCGAGTCCCAGCTCCATGTCCTCCCCGTCACTGGGCTTCGAGGGCATGCCTGCCCGCCGCCGCAAGAAACGCACCAGCATCGAGACGAATGTGCGAGTGGCTCTGGAGCACAGCTTCTGCACG AACCAGAAGCCGACCTCGGAGGAGATCCTGCTAATCGCTGAGCAGCTCAACATGGAGAAGGAGGTGATCCGCGTCTGGTTCTGCAACCGCCGGCAGAAAGAGAAGCGCATTAACCCCTCCAGTGCCACCCCGCCCCTGCCCAGCCAACCCCAGTCTGCCTCGCACAAACCCTCCTGCTACAGCCCGCACATG ATGCCAGGCCAGGGGTCTTCACAAGCCATAACCAGTCTCAGCTCAGCAG CCACCACCATGCCCTCCGTTTGCCCTTTGACTCCCACGGGACCCACCTCGAGCTCCACTCCCTCTCCTGTAGCTCCATCCCCACGCAGCGACACCAGCCCTgttccagccaatcacagtaCATTAAGCCTGGGCACAGG TTCATGGTGTAACAAGAACGGTGACGTATCTAATTACATCACCGATTTTGCTGCCAATTTGAG GAATACGGTGATTGGAGTTAACGCAGGAATGAGCCAAGCTATTCGTGGTAGCAACGCAGTCGCCACGATCCAAG CTCTGGCAGCCAGTGGTGGCCAGCCAACCATTTCCAGTCTTGAATGTGGCAGCAAGGTGCTGATTGGTGGTtctggaggtcaaaggtcagcacTGCCATCTTCCCTCTTCCTAAACCACCCCTCACTGCTGTCCATGGCAACAGGCTCAGGCATCGGATTGGTCAGCTCAGCGATTTCCAAACCCACTAAGGCTCCGTTTCCAGGTGGCATGAGTCCCTCCCCTTGCTCCagcccctcctcttcctgctcttccAGCGAACTGGCCCACAGCCCACACGTAATGGGAGGAGCAAAGATTGAGTGA